In Streptomyces nojiriensis, the sequence TGGACGGGCCGCCCTGGCCGTGGCCGCCGGCCTCGGCCGTGCGTCCCGGCGGGCGGGCGGCTTCGCGGACGGCGTTGGCGAGTGCTTCGAGGTCGTCGCCGCTGGGGCGGGACGGCCCGGAGCTGTCGGACAGGCGCACGACGTCCCAGCCCCGTGGGGCGGTCAGGCGCTCCGAGTGCTCGGCGCACAGGTCGTAGCAGTGGGGTTCGGCGTAGGTGGCGAGCGGGCCGAGAACTGCGGTCGAATCGGCGTAGACGTACGTCAGTGTCGCGACGGCAGGGCGGCCGCACGCGGTGCGCGAACAGCGACGTACAAGGCTCACGACGTTGGACGGTACCGCACTCTTGACCGGGCCGCGACGACTCCACCTCCGCTCACTCCCCCGTGTCGTGCTCGGAGCTACCCTGCGGGGGTGACCGACACCCCTCTTCCGCCCTGTCCCGCCGAGCCTCCCGCGGGGGCCCGGACCGAGCCCCGCCCGCGGCGGCGGGACCGGCACGGGCGCGGGATGCGCGGTCCGCTGGCGCCTCCTCAGGTGCCGTTGTCGGCAAGCCGGTCGGAGCTGTTCGGGGACCTCGTACGGGATTCCGTGGAGCGGCTGGAGCGGCGCTGGCCGCAGCTGGCCGAGGTGGAGTTCCTGATCGGTGACGTGCCCGGGCCGCCGGGCGGTCCGGACGGCGGCTGGAACGACGAGGCGGTGCCGCTGGGCGCGGTGTCGGAGTCGCGCGAGGGCCGGCCCGCCCGGATCGTGGTCTTC encodes:
- a CDS encoding DUF3499 domain-containing protein yields the protein MSLVRRCSRTACGRPAVATLTYVYADSTAVLGPLATYAEPHCYDLCAEHSERLTAPRGWDVVRLSDSSGPSRPSGDDLEALANAVREAARPPGRTAEAGGHGQGGPSTGETRRGHLRVLRSPDS
- a CDS encoding metallopeptidase family protein: MTDTPLPPCPAEPPAGARTEPRPRRRDRHGRGMRGPLAPPQVPLSASRSELFGDLVRDSVERLERRWPQLAEVEFLIGDVPGPPGGPDGGWNDEAVPLGAVSESREGRPARIVVFRRPVEIRTKTRDEKAMLVHEIVVEQVAELLGLSPETVDPRYGQD